In Xiphophorus hellerii strain 12219 chromosome 4, Xiphophorus_hellerii-4.1, whole genome shotgun sequence, a single genomic region encodes these proteins:
- the LOC116718049 gene encoding bromodomain adjacent to zinc finger domain protein 2B-like isoform X7, translating to MCLKTTNTKMCSCKIGTGWFQEVVQQLCQRAEDISNNMESGERLASPAPTLSAARTSSPAASSSSSSSSSSSSSPAPHSKSSLAPSPSALGSTLNTSGRLFGGMGDQPFIGSTLSSAFPLVNHPAFGALYTAGAGRPEFGGLGSIGMSAALAAHPQLGALTEWWRAAEAHGRGAAAFIPSFIGFPPFFAPHIQPNHNTSPVQVRMPGKNSHDPPKGVNGAVNGSGVCPPTTQSGSYSASPTPVQAPTKPTRNSDPSNIHRSSPENNPSELVEKTIVKPKEKKSRRKPAGASLASHSESGTSSDSSSDGSLSSDLEDLAEEDEDDDDDEEDDEEDDKQSELSESEKRIKKKAKVLLPSTGTGKSERSLSREVQVKKDNQAKKGPSNHPTLVPLPCSVSPPTLSQTSPLGLQSSRTRTEGPQQHFSVIQSTGLAANPKPLALLTQPRREPSPTSSPIALTTSPRALSSTASPKPPKLLPSSSPQHLPLSLCSSPKPVSVPSPPRSTLLASTSPKPFGLTSSITSPQKSSLKPPRHTVPSAAKSNKKKQLEASLAQISEFRLKQTLMSQGQTFPAEQKKQQQGPNKSPKRTSLSSPPLPPVPPTAPQNNHSNLFLSSALLGLPEPHHPNGVIQSTTQDTPLALITKPRKDAASQGRSPQPNSDAGSMPVNLSTGASRTPASAQAGPPSQPSTTSPHATGHTSRKSKTPKVKGQTPAPGQADPLAAWKGFSQNHLVQSLVDLFRGGESGVGIPGVSIPGVGIPGVGIPGTCNPTAGLPANKESDDSGDDDDDDEDDDLEEEDEEDSDDSLSESDSNSDSDISGKKVKELKLLPSGSSKKEMTPRRLTKGPELLSTSTNHTATSCSPLNLQVIKSPCVATSSSALAYHSSAGSSSYSLASPLGLGKRKRVMDEKELMVPLELGWRRETRIKSVGGRPQGEVSYYAPCGKKLRQYPDVMKYLSRNGISGIARDNFSFSAKIRVGDFYEAREGPQGLQWSLLKEEEVVPRILAMEGRRGRPPNSERQLAGDVTKAGRRRKGRPPNVGDQLVTEGPSPSEVKLLRKLEAQEIARQAAQMKLMRKLEKQALARAAKEARRQQAIMAAEERRKQKEQIKILKQQEKIKRIQQIRMEKELRAQQILEAKRKKKEEAANAKILEAEKRIKEKELRRQQAEILKHQELERHRLDMVWERERRRQHVMLMKAVEARKKAEERERLRQEKRDEKRLNKERKLEQRRLELEIARELKKPNEDMCLSDHKPLPEFSRIPGLILPGRAVSDCLMLMQFLRGFGKVLGLDLNADVPTLGMLQEGLLNVGDSMGQVQDLLVKLLSLAVCDPGLPPGQKTKTMLGDHLTNVGINRDNVSEVLQMYMSAHCSNTDLAPLALSLKTKAFQAHTPAQKASILGFLANELACSKAVISEIDKNLDQMANMRKDKIIMEGKLKKLKTIHAKRTGKREASTGMEENHSVGTPSSAAKRKRKLGGDSEDDDDDDDDSDDQAEDDDDDEEEEIKKVKKVETFDEDEVDQATSIEELEKQIEKLAKQHHQTRRKLFEISHSLRSMMYGQDRYRRRYWVLPHCGGVFIEAMESGEAPEELEEERQRRRRAAEEVKVKEEPQEFELHKEKPSSLNGQNLRTPSLEQQKDEGQEHGGKKNTQTLFYQQAGCISKLCTLRNVGKNVGKQSLKAEEKESPLGIQDSSPMNIPNASKKETLPSPNHTTPDPTAALIPSLVTTNDTTHIPPPISASLSFPCLPIRQESPGNTPPTSSPAPSPHLVFQTNDQLLRVLTERSGHWFSLLPRNPCDLSSLTTTPPGAPRGSPQASSTPGRPRSPPPSPALPLTPSAASASASPHHPTGLLTYPLSALQLKSGGSLLGVSFANWPSGVISPSLPLCSSPSPMPGHSLEGNTTASVSSKSESPIPRIEKSSSMPSPALEMPKSLDHLAPRPIPEELLTGWWRVSHIEQLRALVDALHSRGMRERGLQRQMQKYLEIIPQVCTKHKDVAMIELRELEESQVSVESVRGWCVEEQAMEMDIAVLQQVEELERKVTAASLQVKGWTYPDPQSEREDLVYYEHKPPTKSTPASGGAGDKDSKEHLEERGEKGGVMRHPDNPLDIAVTRLADLERNIERSGEEEVAHGMKVWRKALSEVRSAAQLAMCIQQLQKSIAWERSIMKVYCQMCKKGDNEDLLLLCDGCDKGCHTYCHKPKITSIPEGDWYCPACISTASGPSPKTKKPPAKTVASSGGSSKKSGESKKNVKQTGNGEVSEEDSVSASSTPKKGSKDTSRKRKTEEASPALIPANQESPVCVKRAKTARDNNRDLGLCRILLAELERHQDAWPFLTPVNLKSVPGYRKVIKKPMDFSTIREKLVSSQYQNLETFIIDVNLVFDNCEKFNEDNSDIGRAGHNMRKFFEKRWTELLKQTN from the exons GCCGACTGTTTGGAGGAATGGGAGATCAGCCCTTCATTGGCTCCACGTTGTCAAGTGCCTTCCCTCTGGTGAACCACCCTGCCTTTGGAGCCCTCTACACTGCCGGGGCTGGCAGGCCCGAGTTCGGAGGCCTGGGCTCAATTGGGATGTCAGCTGCTCTGGCTGCCCACCCACAGTTAGGAGCTCTGACTG AGTGGTGGCGAGCTGCTGAAGCCCATGGACGCGGAGCTGCTGCCTTTATCCCCTCTTTCATCGGCTTTCCTCCTTTCTTCGCCCCCCACATTCAGCCCAATCACAACACTAGTCCTGTTCAGGTCAGGATGCCTGGCAAGAATAGCCATGACCCGCCTAAAG GGGTGAATGGTGCAGTGAATGGCAGCGGAGTCTGTCCTCCCACCACACAATCAGGGAGCTATTCTGCGAGTCCGACTCCCGTTCAGGCACCAACAAAGCCGACCAGAAATTCCGATCCGTCTAATATTCACCGTAGCAGCCCTGAGAACAATCCATCAGAGTTGGTGGAAAAGACGATTGTAAAACCTAAAGAGAAG AAGTCTCGGAGGAAGCCAGCAGGGGCTTCTTTGGCAAGTCACAGTGAATCAGGCACGTCCTCGGACAGCTCAAGCGACGGCTCTCTCAGCAGCGATCTGGAAGACCTCGCAGAGGAAGACGAAGATGACGATGACGATGAGGAGGACGATGAGGAAGATGACAAGCAGAGTGAACTTTCAGAATCTGAGAAACGGATAAAGAAGAAGGCAAAG GTGTTATTACCaagcactggaactggaaagAGTGAAAGGTCACTTTCTAGGGAGGTTCAGGTCAAAAAGGACAACCAAGCTAAGAAGGGGCCCTCTAACCACCCAACTCTTGTGCCATTACCCTGCTCTGTCTCCCCGCCCACCTTGTCCCAAACTTCGCCTCTGGGCCTGCAGAGCTCCAGGACCCGGACTGAAGGGCCACAGCAACACTTCAGTGTGATTCAGTCCACTGGTCTAGCTGCCAACCCTAAGCCTCTCGCACTCCTCACCCAGCCTCGTCGAGAGCCGTCACCAACCTCCTCCCCGATAGCTCTCACCACATCCCCAAGAGCACTGTCCAGCACTGCCTCTCCCAAACCTCCCAAACTGCTGCCGTCCTCCTCTCCCCAACACCTCCCTCTCTCCCTGTGCTCCTCCCCGAAGCCCGTCTCTGTCCCCTCTCCACCCCGCTCCACCCTCCTGGCATCTACCTCcccaaaaccttttggtttgacCTCGTCTATAACGAGCCCGCAGAAGTCGTCGCTGAAGCCACCGAGGCACACTGTGCCCAGTGCCGCCAAATCCAACAAGAAAAAACAGCTGGAGGCTTCACTGGCACAGATCAGCGAGTTCAGGCTCAAACAG ACTCTCATGTCCCAAGGGCAGACATTCCCAGCTGAGcaaaagaagcagcagcaggggCCAAACAAATCCCCAAAAAGGACGTCGCTGTCTTCGCCGCCATTGCCACCTGTTCCGCCTACTGCACCCCAGAACAATCACTCCAACCTCTTCCTTTCAAGTGCCCTGCTGGGTCTCCCCGAACCTCATCACCCAAATGGAGTCATCCAAAGCACCACTCAGGACACACCTTTGGCCCTCATCACCAAACCTCGCAAAGATGCTGCCTCTCAGGGCAGGTCCCCCCAGCCCAACTCAGATGCTGGGTCGATGCCTGTCAATCTGAGCACAGGGGCAAGTAGGACCCCAGCGAGTGCCCAGGCTGGTCCTCCATCGCAGCCTTCAACTACCTCACCCCATGCCACGGGTCATACATCTAGAAAAAGCAAGACGCCCAAGGTTAAAGGGCAGACACCAGCGCCGGGACAAGCAGACCCTTTAGCTGCCTGGAAGGGCTTCTCTCAGAATCACCTGGTGCAGTCTCTGGTAGATTTGTTTCGAGGAGGAGAATCTGGTGTTGGGATTCCTGGAGTGAGTATCCCTGGGGTTGGAATTCCTGGCGTGGGAATCCCTGGAACGTGTAACCCCACAGCTGGTCTTCCAGCCAACAAGGAATCAGACGACTCAGGAgacgacgacgatgatgatgaggatgatgacctcgaagaggaggatgaagaggattCTGATGATAGTCTTTCAG AGTCTGACAGCAACTCTGACAGCGACATTTCAGGAAAGAAAGTGAAGGAGTTAAAGCTGCTGCCCTCTGGATCATCCAAAAAAGAGATGACTCCTCGCAGGCTTACCAAAGGTCCAGAGCTACTGAGCACCTCAACCAACCACACCGCCACCAGCTGCTCCCCTCTCAACCTACAGGTCATCAAGAGTCCCTGTGTTGCCACCAGCTCCAGTGCCTTGGCCTACCACAGCTCTGCAGGCTCTTCTTCCTATAGCCTAGCTTCTCCATTAG GTTTAGGGAAAAGGAAGAGGGTGATGGATGAAAAGGAGTTGATGGTACCTCTGGAGTTGGG GTGGCGGAGAGAAACAAGAATCAAGTCGGTGGGTGGACGCCCGCAGGGTGAGGTGTCCTACTACGCTCCCTGTGGCAAGAAACTCAGACAGTACCCAGATGTGATGAAG tATCTATCCAGAAATGGAATAAGTGGCATCGCGCGTGATAATTTTAGCTTCAGTGCAAAGATAAGGGTTGGTGACTTCTATGAAGCCAGAGAAGGACCCCAG ggTTTGCAGTGGAGCCTGTTGAAGGAAGAAGAGGTTGTTCCTCGAATTTTGGCCATGGAGGGTCGCAGGGGTCGTCCTCCAAACTCAGAGCGGCAGCTAGCGGGAGATGTTACCAAAGCTGGTCGACGGAGGAAGGGACGGCCCCCCAACGTGGGCGATCAGCTCGTAACTGAAGGGCCCAGCCCCAGTGAGGTCAAACTTCTGCGCAAGCTGGAAGCTCAAG AAATTGCCCGACAGGCTGCCCAGATGAAACTGATGAGAAAACTGGAAAAGCAGGCGCTGGCACGTGCAGCTAAAGAAGCTCGCAGACAGCAAG CCATCATGGCAGCAGAAGAGAGAAGAAAGCAGAAGGAACAGATCAAGATACTCAAGCAGCAG gaaAAGATCAAGCGCATTCAGCAGATTCGGATGGAGAAAGAACTGAGAGCGCAGCAAATTTTGGAG GCCAAACggaaaaagaaggaagaagcTGCCAATGCCAAAATATTAGAGGCTGAGAAGCGCATAAAG GAGAAAGAGTTGAGGAGGCAGCAGGCGGAGATCCTTAAACACCAG GAGTTGGAGAGGCATAGACTAGATATGGTATgg gAGAGGGAAAGGAGGAGGCAACATGTAATGCTGATGAAGGCTGTTGAGGCTCGCAAGAAAGCAGAG GAGCGTGAACGCTTGCGGCAGGAGAAAAGAGATGAGAAGCGCTTGAACAAAGAGCGCAAACTGGAGCAACGGCGACTAGAGCTGGAGATAGCAAGGGAGCTGAAAAAGCCAAATGAAGACATGTGTCTTTCTGATCATAAG CCTCTCCCAGAGTTCTCCCGCATCCCTGGCCTCATCCTCCCTGGACGGGCAGTGTCAGACTGCCTGATGCTCATGCAGTTCTTGAGAGGCTTTGGAAAAGTTTTAGGACTTGATTTGAACGCAGATGTTCCCACCTTGGGAATGCTGCAGGAAGGCTTGCTCAACGTGGGGGACAGCATGGGCCAAGTTCAAGACCTTCTGGTTAAACTTCTCTCTCTAGCAGTCTGTGATCCCGGTTTGCCACCTGGACAAAAG ACAAAAACCATGCTGGGGGACCATTTAACCAACGTTGGCATCAACAGGGATAATGTCTCGGAGGTGCTGCAAATGTACATGAGCGCTCATTGTTCCAACACAGACCTGGCTCCTTTGGCCCTCAGTCTGAAGACCAAAGCCTTCCAGGCTCACACTCCTGCCCAGAAGGCCTCCATTCTGGGGTTCTTGGCTAATGAGCTGGCCTGCAGTAAAGCTGTTATCAG TGAGATTGACAAGAATCTGGATCAAATGGCTAACATGAGGAAAGACAAGATTATTATGGAAGGAAAACTGAAGAA GCTGAAGACCATTCACGCCAAGCGAACTGGAAAGAGGGAGGCCAGCACGGGTATGGAAGAGAACCATTCCGTTGGTACTCCATCCTCTGCCGCCAAGCGCAAGAGGAAGCTGGGTGGAGACAGTGAGGATGACGACGATGACGATGATGACAGTGATGACCAGGCAGAAGACGACGATgacgatgaggaggaggaaattaaaaaagtaaaaaaagtggAGACCTTTGACGAG GATGAAGTCGACCAGGCCACCAGCATTGAGGAGCTTGAGAAGCAAATAGAGAAATTAGCTAAG CAACATCATCAGACCAGAAGAAAGCTCTTTGAGATATCTCATTCTCTGCGCTCCATGATGTATGGTCAGGACCGGTATCGGCGCCGGTACTGGGTTCTGCCACACTGTGGAGGGGTGTTCATTGAAGCTATGGAGAGTGGAGAAG CCCCAGAGGAACTGGAGGAGGAGcgacagaggaggagaagagcaGCCGAAGAGGTCAAGGTAAAAGAGGAACCGCAGGAGTTTGAACTCCACAAGGAGAAGCCTAGCAGCCTCAATGGACAGAACCTTCGGACACCGAGCTTGGAACAACAGAAAGACGAGGGTCAGGAACatgggggaaagaaaaacactcagaCTCTGTTCTACCAGCAGGCCGGTTGCATCTCCAAACTGTGTACACTCCGAAACGTTGGCAAAAACGTTGGCAAACAATCTCTAAAGGCAGAGGAAAAGGAGAGTCCACTTGGGATACAAGACAGCAGTCCCATGAACATTCCTAATGCCTCCAAGAAAGAAACATTACCTTCCCCCAATCATACTACCCCAGATCCAACGGCAGCATTAATTCCTTCCTTAGTGACCACTAATGACACTACACATATCCCTCCTCCAATTTCAGCATCTTTATCTTTCCCCTGCCTGCCAATACGACAGGAAAGCCCAGGGAACACTCCTCCAACTTCTTCTCCTGCACCATCTCCACACCTCGTATTCCAAACCAATGACCAGTTGCTCAGAGTTCTGACCGAGAGGAGTGGGCACTGGTTCAGTCTACTTCCTCGCAACCCTTGTGACCTCTCTTCTCTTACCACTACTCCGCCAGGAGCGCCGCGTGGCTCTCCTCAGGCGTCTTCAACACCTGGCAGACCTAGGTCTCCACCTCCTTCCCCTGCCCTACCTCTCACACCTTCTGCCGCCTCAGCGTCCGCTAGCCCGCATCACCCAACTGGTCTCCTCACCTACCCTTTGTCTGCCCTGCAG TTGAAGTCAGGGGGCTCATTGCTTGGGGTTTCTTTTGCAAACTGGCCTAGTGGTGTGATAAGTCCCAGCTTACCTCTGTGCAGTAGCCCCAGCCCCATGCCAGGCCATTCCCTGGAGGGCAACACAACAGCAAGTGTCTCTAGTAAGAGTGAGTCACCTATACCTCGCATTGAGAAAAGCTCCTCTATGCCCTCTCCCGCCTTGGAGATGCCAAAGTCTCTTGACCACCTTGCACCTCGCCCCATTCCAGAAG AACTGCTGACAGGTTGGTGGCGGGTATCTCACATCGAACAGCTGCGGGCACTGGTTGATGCTCTCCACAGTCGAGGAATGCGGGAGCGGGGCCTCCAGCGGCAGATGCAGAAATACTTGGAGATAATCCCGCAGGTTTGCACCAAACACAAAGATG TGGCCATGATTGAGCTCCGGGAGCTTGAGGAAAGCCAGGTCAGTGTGGAGTCAGTGCGGGGCTGGTGTGTGGAGGAACAGGCCATGGAAATGGACATTGCTGTGCTGCAGCAGGTTGAGGAGCTGGAGAGGAAAGTGACTGCAGCCAGCTTGCAAGTCAAG GGCTGGACCTACCCAGATCCTCAGTCTGAGCGAGAGGATCTGGTGTACTACGAGCACAAGCCCCCCACTAAGTCAACACCAGCATCAGGAGGTGCAGGAGATAAGGACTCCAAGGAGCATCTTGAGGAACGCGGAGAGAAGGGCGGGGTGATGCGTCACCCGGACAACCCTCTGGACATAGCAGTGACACGTCTGGCCGATCTGGAGCGCAACATCGAGAGAAG CGGTGAGGAGGAGGTAGCCCACGGTATGAAGGTATGGAGGAAGGCTCTGAGTGAGGTCCGCAGTGCCGCCCAGTTGGCCATGTgcatccagcagctgcagaagtCTATCGCTTGGGAAAGGTCTATCATGAAAGTG TACTGTCAGATGTGCAAAAAGGGGGACAATGAGGACCTCCTTTTGTTGTGCGATGGCTGTGACAAAGGGTGTCACACTTACTGTCACAAACCCAAGATCACCAGCATTCCCGAAGGAGACTGGTACTGTCCAGCCTGCATTTCAACG GCAAGTGGTCCATCCCCAAAGACCAAAAAGCCTCCAGCCAAAACTGTAGCTTCTAGCGGAGGAAGCAGCAAAAAAAGCGGGGAGTCCAAGAAGAACGTGAAGCAGACAGGTAACGGGGAGGTATCAGAGGAGGATTCAGTCAGTGCCAGCAGCACGCCCAAAAAAGGATCAAAAGACAccagcaggaagagaaaaacagaggagGCTTCACCTGCTCTGATACCAGCCAATCAGGAGAGCCCTGTGTGTGTGAAACGAGCCAAGACAGCAAGAGACAACAACAGGGACCTGGGATTATGCAG AATTCTTCTCGCAGAGTTGGAGCGGCATCAGGATGCATGGCCTTTTCTCACGCCTGTCAACCTAAAATCGGTCCCTGGCTACAGGAAGGTCATAAAAAAGCCGATGGACTTCTCCACTATACGTGAGAAGCTTGTGAGCAGCCA GTATCAAAACCTGGAGACTTTCATCATTGATGTCAACTTGGTCTTTGATAACTGTGAAAAATTCAATGAAGACAATTCGGACATTGGTCGAGCTGGTCATAACATGAGGAAGTTTTTTGAGAAGCGCTGGACTGAGCTTCTGaagcaaacaaactaa